A part of Desulfobacter sp. genomic DNA contains:
- a CDS encoding response regulator encodes MTKPTDIPAATTGGIPPEDQDSRPAPANDWAKGPGDAAAESSIRNILVVDDEASLRMLLTKALARSGFFCLDAKDAETAWEMIRSEDSPGVDLVISDISMPGMDGIDLLKLVKARYPDIDFIIMTGHAAQYSYVDIMDAGASDYMTKPFKINAALARIQRISREKRHLIDLKNTNEQLRNAMEESGRLAREAEEASRAKTYFLAAMSHEIRTPLNGIVGYTDMLMDTALDEEQRSFLESAKFSCDTLLAVVDDILDFSKVESGKLHLEYLPFDPEVLCFDIIDVIRTQVDESSVELVCRISEDVPAKVIGDPHRFRQILLNLLGNAVKFTAKGSISLELDATPAGDRHTMLRVAVTDTGTGIAPEHLDAIFKPFVQSEADVVRRHSGTGLGLAISRNIARKMGGDIRVESVLGKGSVFYFNTCLEYSEATHGPMVKPAGLEGKQILLVSAGSDSAGILAHALESAGVGVHVRDAGADAQGDYDLGIMDFGKSLKTGTENIAACMGGRSPGDSPFPWMACAAPYPGIARICENCGFKGFIPKPVRRHLLLDMAARLMGTAGRQDGDPETGRLVTAHSISEDIKTGARILLVEDNPVNQQMTRLMMSKAGYRVDVADNGKEALDAYRGSPGKYDLILMDINMPVMDGFETTRRLRAHEKQKGLSPVPVLALSANVLDDFKEECRIVGMNDFLSKPIKRERVFSAIRKWVAKAP; translated from the coding sequence CCCGGTCCGGGTTCTTCTGCCTGGACGCCAAAGATGCCGAAACCGCCTGGGAGATGATCCGTTCGGAAGATTCTCCCGGGGTCGATCTGGTCATCTCCGATATTTCAATGCCCGGCATGGACGGTATTGATCTGCTTAAGCTGGTGAAGGCCAGGTATCCGGATATTGATTTCATCATTATGACCGGACATGCGGCCCAGTATTCCTACGTGGATATCATGGATGCCGGCGCTTCGGACTACATGACCAAGCCCTTTAAGATCAATGCCGCCCTGGCCAGGATCCAGCGGATCTCCAGGGAAAAACGCCATCTCATTGACCTGAAGAATACCAACGAGCAGCTCCGAAACGCCATGGAGGAGTCCGGGCGCCTGGCCCGGGAGGCAGAAGAGGCCTCAAGGGCCAAGACCTATTTTCTGGCCGCCATGAGCCACGAGATCCGCACCCCCCTCAACGGGATTGTGGGGTACACGGATATGCTCATGGATACGGCCCTGGATGAGGAGCAGAGATCCTTTCTGGAAAGCGCAAAATTTTCCTGCGACACCCTTCTGGCGGTGGTCGACGATATCCTTGATTTTTCAAAGGTGGAATCCGGCAAACTGCATCTGGAGTATCTGCCCTTTGATCCGGAGGTGCTCTGTTTTGACATCATCGACGTGATCCGTACCCAGGTGGACGAATCCAGTGTGGAGCTGGTCTGCAGGATTTCCGAGGATGTGCCGGCAAAAGTCATCGGCGACCCCCACAGGTTCCGGCAGATTCTATTGAATCTTTTGGGCAATGCCGTAAAGTTTACCGCCAAAGGCAGTATTTCACTGGAATTGGATGCCACTCCGGCCGGGGACAGGCATACCATGCTCAGGGTGGCGGTAACCGATACCGGGACCGGCATTGCCCCTGAGCACCTTGACGCCATATTCAAGCCATTTGTCCAGTCCGAAGCAGATGTGGTGCGCCGTCACAGCGGCACCGGCCTTGGACTGGCCATTTCAAGGAATATTGCCCGGAAGATGGGCGGAGACATCCGGGTGGAATCTGTTCTGGGCAAGGGCTCTGTCTTTTATTTTAATACCTGCCTGGAATACAGTGAGGCCACCCATGGCCCGATGGTAAAGCCGGCAGGCCTTGAGGGAAAGCAGATTCTTTTGGTTTCAGCCGGCAGCGATTCCGCCGGGATTCTTGCCCATGCCCTTGAATCGGCAGGGGTGGGGGTCCATGTCCGTGATGCCGGGGCGGATGCTCAGGGGGATTATGATCTGGGTATCATGGATTTCGGCAAGTCCCTTAAAACCGGAACAGAAAATATTGCCGCCTGTATGGGCGGCCGGTCGCCCGGAGATTCCCCCTTTCCATGGATGGCCTGTGCAGCCCCTTATCCGGGCATCGCACGGATATGCGAGAATTGTGGATTCAAGGGATTTATCCCCAAGCCCGTCCGGAGGCATCTGCTTTTGGACATGGCCGCCCGCCTGATGGGCACCGCCGGCAGGCAGGACGGGGACCCTGAGACGGGCAGGCTGGTCACCGCCCATTCCATTTCCGAGGATATAAAAACCGGTGCCCGTATTCTCCTGGTGGAAGATAATCCGGTGAACCAGCAGATGACCCGGCTGATGATGAGCAAGGCCGGATACCGGGTGGATGTGGCGGACAACGGCAAAGAGGCCCTGGATGCCTATCGCGGTTCTCCAGGGAAATACGATCTAATCCTGATGGATATCAATATGCCGGTGATGGACGGATTCGAGACCACCCGAAGGCTCCGCGCCCATGAAAAACAAAAAGGCCTTTCACCGGTTCCGGTGCTGGCCCTTTCTGCAAATGTCCTGGACGATTTCAAAGAGGAATGCCGGATCGTGGGCATGAATGATTTCCTTTCCAAGCCCATTAAGCGGGAGCGGGTGTTTTCCGCCATCCGGAAATGGGTGGCCAAAGCGCCTTAG